One genomic segment of Musa acuminata AAA Group cultivar baxijiao chromosome BXJ3-3, Cavendish_Baxijiao_AAA, whole genome shotgun sequence includes these proteins:
- the LOC103977717 gene encoding probable esterase PIR7A has translation MEGATTRKHFVLVHGIGHGAWCWYKLVVLLRLAGHRVTTLDLAASGVHPQRLDELESFADYSRPLMELMAAVPPHDRVVLVGHSYGGVSLALAMEKFPEKILVAVFATALMPSPSNSVASITEEFSKGHPLEAYMDSTVEISDDQRGFSLAFGRNYLSTRLYQLTPEEDIELATVLLRPGSFFLDDLSNNMVLTEANYGSVRRAFIVCKQDKAMVEDYQRWMIKRCPGAEVKEIDGADHMVMLSKPRELCNLLLEITDEYK, from the exons ATGGAGGGGGCAACAACACGTAAGCACTTCGTTCTTGTCCATGGGATCGGCCATGGCGCGTGGTGCTGGTACAAGCTGGTGGTGCTGCTGAGGCTAGCCGGCCATCGAGTCACCACCCTCGACCTCGCCGCCAGCGGAGTCCACCCGCAGCGCCTCGACGAGCTCGAGTCTTTTGCAGACTATTCCCGGCCACTGATGGAGCTGATGGCCGCCGTCCCTCCCCATGACCGCGTGGTGCTCGTGGGACACAGCTACGGCGGAGTTAGCTTGGCTCTCGCCATGGAGAAATTCCCTGAGAAGATTCTGGTTGCTGTCTTCGCCACCGCACTCATGCCCAGCCCCAGCAATTCAGTGGCGAGCATTACAGAAGAG TTCTCCAAGGGGCATCCGCTCGAAGCCTATATGGATTCCACTGTGGAAATCAGCGATGACCAACGAGGCTTCTCGCTGGCTTTCGGCCGCAACTATCTGTCGACCAGATTGTATCAGCTCACCCCAGAAGAG GACATAGAGCTGGCTACCGTCTTGCTGAGACCCGGGAGCTTCTTCTTAGATGATCTGAGCAACAACATGGTCCTCACGGAGGCGAACTACGGCTCGGTGAGACGAGCGTTCATCGTGTGTAAGCAGGACAAGGCGATGGTGGAAGACTACCAGCGTTGGATGATCAAGCGTTGCCCGGGCGCAGAGGTGAAGGAGATCGACGGCGCCGATCACATGGTGATGCTGTCAAAGCCCAGAGAGCTCTGCAATCTCCTTCTTGAGATCACCGACGAGTACAAGTAA
- the LOC135634202 gene encoding serine carboxypeptidase II-3-like isoform X1 — protein MAIRGGFLCSLACLLSSIAVTAALGRQGDALDKLRKGAAVASSSDFDTFAFSDLTSRLYADSGSKENDRIVELPGQPAGVDFDQYGGYVTVDDRSGRALFYYFAVSAGNQSSSKPLLLWLNGGPGCSSFGIGAMQELGPFRVMSDGSTLYRNPYAWNSVANVLFLESPAGVGFSYSNTTSDYSNSGDKKTAEDAFVFLVNWMERFPEYKGRDFYIAGESYAGHYVPQLAYTILQQKNQSAAGAAINLKGIAIGNAVINDETDSRGIYDFFWTHALISDATVEAIQKYCNFSPNAVEEPPQCIDAAREANQVTEELDIYNIYAPLCFSSNLTSPPKKPSIEDFDPCTSIYVNAYLNDPEVQKALHANITRLNYSWSSCSVILLTNWVDSPSTILPIIQQILAHGLRVLVYSGDIDGRVPVTSTRYSLNVLNLPIESPWRSWTVNSEVGGYTMVYDRNLTFATVRGAGHEVPSYQPARALVLIDSFLHGLQLPA, from the exons ATGGCGATAAGGGGAGGCTTCCTGTGCTCCTTGGCATGCCTCTTGTCCTCCATTGCTGTCACTGCAGCTCTGGGAAGGCAGGGTGATGCCCTCGACAAACTCCGAAAGGGAGCTGCTGTTGCTTCGTCTTCCGACTTTGACACGTTCGCCTTCTCCGATCTTACGTCGAGATTGTACGCCGATTCCGGGTCGAAGGAGAACGACAGGATCGTCGAGCTGCCCGGCCAGCCCGCAGGAGTAGATTTCGATCAGTACGGGGGTTATGTCACCGTCGACGATCGAAGCGGACGAGCTCTGTTTTACTACTTTGCGGTGTCAGCGGGCAATCAGAGCAGCTCCAAGCCTCTGCTTCTCTGGCTTAATGGAG GCCCCGGGTGTTCGTCCTTCGGGATCGGGGCGATGCAGGAATTAGGCCCCTTCCGCGTCATGAGCGATGGCAGCACTCTCTACAGGAATCCTTATGCTTGGAATTCAG TGGCTAATGTGTTGTTCCTGGAGAGCCCGGCGGGCGTCGGCTTCTCCTACTCGAACACCACCTCGGACTACAGCAATAGCGGCGACAAGAAGACAGCAGAAGACGCGTTCGTCTTCTTGGTGAACTGGATGGAGAGGTTCCCGGAGTACAAAGGCCGGGACTTTTACATCGCAGGGGAGAGCTACGCCGGCCACTACGTGCCGCAGCTCGCCTACACCATTCTCCAGCAAAAGAACCAGTCCGCCGCCGGAGCTGCCATCAACCTCAAAGGGATCGCG ATCGGCAACGCGGTGATCAACGACGAGACCGACAGCAGAGGAATCTACGACTTTTTCTGGACGCACGCGCTGATCTCAGACGCCACCGTGGAGGCAATCCAGAAGTACTGCAACTTCTCCCCCAACGCGGTGGAGGAACCCCCGCAGTGCATTGACGCTGCGCGTGAGGCCAACCAGGTGACCGAGGAGCTGGACATCTACAACATATACGCTCCCCTGTGCTTCTCATCCAATTTGACTTCCCCTCCAAAGAAGCCTTCG ATCGAGGATTTCGATCCCTGTACGTCTATCTACGTCAACGCATACCTGAATGATCCGGAAGTACAGAAAGCTCTCCATGCTAACATCACAAGGCTCAACTACTCCTGGTCTTCCTGCAG TGTAATATTATTGACGAATTGGGTGGACAGTCCTTCTACAATCCTACCAATAATTCAGCAAATTCTAGCTCATGGTTTACGGGTTTTGGTGTACAG TGGTGATATTGATGGTAGAGTTCCTGTTACTTCCACAAGATACTCTCTAAATGTACTAAATCTTCCAATCGAGTCCCCATGGAGATCTTGGACAGTCAACTCTGAG GTTGGTGGGTACACAATGGTGTATGATAGGAATTTGACATTTGCCACAGTAAGAGGAGCAGGGCATGAGGTTCCAAGTTATCAGCCAGCTCGAGCACTGGTACTCATCGACAGTTTTCTTCATGGACTGCAGCTTCCAGCCTGA
- the LOC135634202 gene encoding serine carboxypeptidase II-3-like isoform X3, translating to MAIRGGFLCSLACLLSSIAVTAALGRQGDALDKLRKGAAVASSSDFDTFAFSDLTSRLYADSGSKENDRIVELPGQPAGVDFDQYGGYVTVDDRSGRALFYYFAVSAGNQSSSKPLLLWLNGGPGCSSFGIGAMQELGPFRVMSDGSTLYRNPYAWNSVANVLFLESPAGVGFSYSNTTSDYSNSGDKKTAEDAFVFLVNWMERFPEYKGRDFYIAGESYAGHYVPQLAYTILQQKNQSAAGAAINLKGIAIGNAVINDETDSRGIYDFFWTHALISDATVEAIQKYCNFSPNAVEEPPQCIDAAREANQVTEELDIYNIYAPLCFSSNLTSPPKKPSIEDFDPCTSIYVNAYLNDPEVQKALHANITRLNYSWSSCRRWCLLLRSRSSIISFSFNCHPLVQGMSLQAVEFCSAAKNCTIIASSRTNLLWSEVQMTKIWRGESGEMASKLGFPSPTSGPRTDCQRQ from the exons ATGGCGATAAGGGGAGGCTTCCTGTGCTCCTTGGCATGCCTCTTGTCCTCCATTGCTGTCACTGCAGCTCTGGGAAGGCAGGGTGATGCCCTCGACAAACTCCGAAAGGGAGCTGCTGTTGCTTCGTCTTCCGACTTTGACACGTTCGCCTTCTCCGATCTTACGTCGAGATTGTACGCCGATTCCGGGTCGAAGGAGAACGACAGGATCGTCGAGCTGCCCGGCCAGCCCGCAGGAGTAGATTTCGATCAGTACGGGGGTTATGTCACCGTCGACGATCGAAGCGGACGAGCTCTGTTTTACTACTTTGCGGTGTCAGCGGGCAATCAGAGCAGCTCCAAGCCTCTGCTTCTCTGGCTTAATGGAG GCCCCGGGTGTTCGTCCTTCGGGATCGGGGCGATGCAGGAATTAGGCCCCTTCCGCGTCATGAGCGATGGCAGCACTCTCTACAGGAATCCTTATGCTTGGAATTCAG TGGCTAATGTGTTGTTCCTGGAGAGCCCGGCGGGCGTCGGCTTCTCCTACTCGAACACCACCTCGGACTACAGCAATAGCGGCGACAAGAAGACAGCAGAAGACGCGTTCGTCTTCTTGGTGAACTGGATGGAGAGGTTCCCGGAGTACAAAGGCCGGGACTTTTACATCGCAGGGGAGAGCTACGCCGGCCACTACGTGCCGCAGCTCGCCTACACCATTCTCCAGCAAAAGAACCAGTCCGCCGCCGGAGCTGCCATCAACCTCAAAGGGATCGCG ATCGGCAACGCGGTGATCAACGACGAGACCGACAGCAGAGGAATCTACGACTTTTTCTGGACGCACGCGCTGATCTCAGACGCCACCGTGGAGGCAATCCAGAAGTACTGCAACTTCTCCCCCAACGCGGTGGAGGAACCCCCGCAGTGCATTGACGCTGCGCGTGAGGCCAACCAGGTGACCGAGGAGCTGGACATCTACAACATATACGCTCCCCTGTGCTTCTCATCCAATTTGACTTCCCCTCCAAAGAAGCCTTCG ATCGAGGATTTCGATCCCTGTACGTCTATCTACGTCAACGCATACCTGAATGATCCGGAAGTACAGAAAGCTCTCCATGCTAACATCACAAGGCTCAACTACTCCTGGTCTTCCTGCAG AAGATGGTGTCTCCTTCTACGGTCAAGGTCATCcatcatctccttttctttcaactgCCATCCATTAGTGCAGGGGATGTCACTTCAGGCTGTGGAATTCTGCAGTGCAGCCAAAAACTGCACAATCATAGCAAGCTCAAGGACGAACCTCCTGTGGTCAGAAGTGCAGATGACAAAAATCTGGAGAGGGGAATCAGGTGAGATGGCCTCAAAATTAGGATTCCCTTCACCAACCTCAGGTCCTCGAACAGACTGTCAAAGACAATAA
- the LOC135634202 gene encoding serine carboxypeptidase II-3-like isoform X2, giving the protein MAIRGGFLCSLACLLSSIAVTAALGRQGDALDKLRKGAAVASSSDFDTFAFSDLTSRLYADSGSKENDRIVELPGQPAGVDFDQYGGYVTVDDRSGRALFYYFAVSAGNQSSSKPLLLWLNGGPGCSSFGIGAMQELGPFRVMSDGSTLYRNPYAWNSVANVLFLESPAGVGFSYSNTTSDYSNSGDKKTAEDAFVFLVNWMERFPEYKGRDFYIAGESYAGHYVPQLAYTILQQKNQSAAGAAINLKGIAIGNAVINDETDSRGIYDFFWTHALISDATVEAIQKYCNFSPNAVEEPPQCIDAAREANQVTEELDIYNIYAPLCFSSNLTSPPKKPSIEDFDPCTSIYVNAYLNDPEVQKALHANITRLNYSWSSCSRCRRWCLLLRSRSSIISFSFNCHPLVQGMSLQAVEFCSAAKNCTIIASSRTNLLWSEVQMTKIWRGESGEMASKLGFPSPTSGPRTDCQRQ; this is encoded by the exons ATGGCGATAAGGGGAGGCTTCCTGTGCTCCTTGGCATGCCTCTTGTCCTCCATTGCTGTCACTGCAGCTCTGGGAAGGCAGGGTGATGCCCTCGACAAACTCCGAAAGGGAGCTGCTGTTGCTTCGTCTTCCGACTTTGACACGTTCGCCTTCTCCGATCTTACGTCGAGATTGTACGCCGATTCCGGGTCGAAGGAGAACGACAGGATCGTCGAGCTGCCCGGCCAGCCCGCAGGAGTAGATTTCGATCAGTACGGGGGTTATGTCACCGTCGACGATCGAAGCGGACGAGCTCTGTTTTACTACTTTGCGGTGTCAGCGGGCAATCAGAGCAGCTCCAAGCCTCTGCTTCTCTGGCTTAATGGAG GCCCCGGGTGTTCGTCCTTCGGGATCGGGGCGATGCAGGAATTAGGCCCCTTCCGCGTCATGAGCGATGGCAGCACTCTCTACAGGAATCCTTATGCTTGGAATTCAG TGGCTAATGTGTTGTTCCTGGAGAGCCCGGCGGGCGTCGGCTTCTCCTACTCGAACACCACCTCGGACTACAGCAATAGCGGCGACAAGAAGACAGCAGAAGACGCGTTCGTCTTCTTGGTGAACTGGATGGAGAGGTTCCCGGAGTACAAAGGCCGGGACTTTTACATCGCAGGGGAGAGCTACGCCGGCCACTACGTGCCGCAGCTCGCCTACACCATTCTCCAGCAAAAGAACCAGTCCGCCGCCGGAGCTGCCATCAACCTCAAAGGGATCGCG ATCGGCAACGCGGTGATCAACGACGAGACCGACAGCAGAGGAATCTACGACTTTTTCTGGACGCACGCGCTGATCTCAGACGCCACCGTGGAGGCAATCCAGAAGTACTGCAACTTCTCCCCCAACGCGGTGGAGGAACCCCCGCAGTGCATTGACGCTGCGCGTGAGGCCAACCAGGTGACCGAGGAGCTGGACATCTACAACATATACGCTCCCCTGTGCTTCTCATCCAATTTGACTTCCCCTCCAAAGAAGCCTTCG ATCGAGGATTTCGATCCCTGTACGTCTATCTACGTCAACGCATACCTGAATGATCCGGAAGTACAGAAAGCTCTCCATGCTAACATCACAAGGCTCAACTACTCCTGGTCTTCCTGCAG TCGTTGCAGAAGATGGTGTCTCCTTCTACGGTCAAGGTCATCcatcatctccttttctttcaactgCCATCCATTAGTGCAGGGGATGTCACTTCAGGCTGTGGAATTCTGCAGTGCAGCCAAAAACTGCACAATCATAGCAAGCTCAAGGACGAACCTCCTGTGGTCAGAAGTGCAGATGACAAAAATCTGGAGAGGGGAATCAGGTGAGATGGCCTCAAAATTAGGATTCCCTTCACCAACCTCAGGTCCTCGAACAGACTGTCAAAGACAATAA
- the LOC135634202 gene encoding serine carboxypeptidase II-3-like isoform X4: protein MAIRGGFLCSLACLLSSIAVTAALGRQGDALDKLRKGAAVASSSDFDTFAFSDLTSRLYADSGSKENDRIVELPGQPAGVDFDQYGGYVTVDDRSGRALFYYFAVSAGNQSSSKPLLLWLNGGPGCSSFGIGAMQELGPFRVMSDGSTLYRNPYAWNSVANVLFLESPAGVGFSYSNTTSDYSNSGDKKTAEDAFVFLVNWMERFPEYKGRDFYIAGESYAGHYVPQLAYTILQQKNQSAAGAAINLKGIAIGNAVINDETDSRGIYDFFWTHALISDATVEAIQKYCNFSPNAVEEPPQCIDAAREANQVTEELDIYNIYAPLCFSSNLTSPPKKPSIEDFDPCTSIYVNAYLNDPEVQKALHANITRLNYSWSSCRGCHFRLWNSAVQPKTAQS from the exons ATGGCGATAAGGGGAGGCTTCCTGTGCTCCTTGGCATGCCTCTTGTCCTCCATTGCTGTCACTGCAGCTCTGGGAAGGCAGGGTGATGCCCTCGACAAACTCCGAAAGGGAGCTGCTGTTGCTTCGTCTTCCGACTTTGACACGTTCGCCTTCTCCGATCTTACGTCGAGATTGTACGCCGATTCCGGGTCGAAGGAGAACGACAGGATCGTCGAGCTGCCCGGCCAGCCCGCAGGAGTAGATTTCGATCAGTACGGGGGTTATGTCACCGTCGACGATCGAAGCGGACGAGCTCTGTTTTACTACTTTGCGGTGTCAGCGGGCAATCAGAGCAGCTCCAAGCCTCTGCTTCTCTGGCTTAATGGAG GCCCCGGGTGTTCGTCCTTCGGGATCGGGGCGATGCAGGAATTAGGCCCCTTCCGCGTCATGAGCGATGGCAGCACTCTCTACAGGAATCCTTATGCTTGGAATTCAG TGGCTAATGTGTTGTTCCTGGAGAGCCCGGCGGGCGTCGGCTTCTCCTACTCGAACACCACCTCGGACTACAGCAATAGCGGCGACAAGAAGACAGCAGAAGACGCGTTCGTCTTCTTGGTGAACTGGATGGAGAGGTTCCCGGAGTACAAAGGCCGGGACTTTTACATCGCAGGGGAGAGCTACGCCGGCCACTACGTGCCGCAGCTCGCCTACACCATTCTCCAGCAAAAGAACCAGTCCGCCGCCGGAGCTGCCATCAACCTCAAAGGGATCGCG ATCGGCAACGCGGTGATCAACGACGAGACCGACAGCAGAGGAATCTACGACTTTTTCTGGACGCACGCGCTGATCTCAGACGCCACCGTGGAGGCAATCCAGAAGTACTGCAACTTCTCCCCCAACGCGGTGGAGGAACCCCCGCAGTGCATTGACGCTGCGCGTGAGGCCAACCAGGTGACCGAGGAGCTGGACATCTACAACATATACGCTCCCCTGTGCTTCTCATCCAATTTGACTTCCCCTCCAAAGAAGCCTTCG ATCGAGGATTTCGATCCCTGTACGTCTATCTACGTCAACGCATACCTGAATGATCCGGAAGTACAGAAAGCTCTCCATGCTAACATCACAAGGCTCAACTACTCCTGGTCTTCCTGCAG GGGATGTCACTTCAGGCTGTGGAATTCTGCAGTGCAGCCAAAAACTGCACAATCATAG
- the LOC135632934 gene encoding serine carboxypeptidase II-3-like, with amino-acid sequence MAIRGGFLCSLACLLSSIAVTAALGRQGDALDKLRKGATVTSSSDFDTFAFSDLTSRLYADSGSKENDRIVELPGQPAGVDFVQYGGYVTVDDRNGRALFYYFAEAAGKQSSSKPLLLWLNGGPGCSSFGIGAMQELGPFRVMSDGRTLYRNPYAWNSVANVLFLESPAGVGFSYSNTTSDYSKSGDKKTAEDAFVFLVNWMERFPEYKGRDFYIAGESYAGHYVPQLAYTILQNKNQSAAGAAINLKGIAIGNAVINDETDSRGIYDFFWTHALISDATVEAIHKYCNFSPNAVKEPQQCLDAAREADQVFEELDIYNIYAPLCFSSNLTSPPKKPSIEDFDPCTSIYVNAYLNDPEVQKALHANITRLNYSWSSCSRVISNWVDSPSTILPIIQQILAHGVQILVYSGDTDGRVPVTSTRYSLNVLNLPIKSPWRSWTINSEVGGYTMVYDRNLTFATVRGAGHEVPSYQPARALVLINSFLHGLQLPA; translated from the exons ATGGCGATAAGGGGAGGCTTCCTGTGCTCCTTGGCCTGCCTCTTGTCCTCCATTGCTGTCACTGCAGCTCTGGGAAGGCAGGGTGATGCCCTCGACAAGCTCCGAAAGGGAGCTACTGTTACTTCGTCTTCCGACTTTGACACATTCGCCTTCTCCGATCTTACGTCGAGATTGTACGCCGATTCCGGGTCGAAGGAGAACGACCGGATCGTCGAGCTGCCCGGCCAGCCTGCAGGAGTAGATTTCGTTCAGTACGGGGGTTATGTCACCGTCGACGATCGAAACGGACGAGCTCTGTTTTACTACTTTGCGGAGGCAGCGGGCAAACAGAGCAGCTCCAAGCCTCTGCTTCTCTGGCTTAATGGAG GTCCCGGGTGTTCGTCCTTCGGGATCGGGGCGATGCAGGAATTAGGCCCCTTCCGCGTCATGAGCGACGGCAGAACTCTCTACAGGAATCCTTATGCTTGGAATTCAG TGGCTAATGTGTTGTTCCTGGAGAGCCCGGCGGGCGTCGGCTTCTCCTACTCGAACACCACCTCGGACTACAGCAAGAGCGGCGACAAGAAGACAGCAGAAGACGCGTTCGTCTTCCTGGTGAACTGGATGGAGAGGTTCCCGGAGTACAAAGGCCGGGACTTTTACATCGCAGGGGAGAGCTACGCCGGCCACTACGTGCCGCAGCTCGCCTACACCATTCTCCAGAACAAGAACCAGTCCGCGGCCGGAGCTGCCATCAACCTCAAAGGGATCGCG ATCGGCAACGCGGTGATCAACGACGAGACCGACAGCAGAGGGATCTACGACTTCTTCTGGACGCACGCGCTGATCTCAGACGCCACCGTGGAGGCAATCCACAAGTACTGCAACTTCTCCCCCAACGCGGTGAAGGAACCCCAGCAGTGCCTTgacgctgcgcgtgaggccgaccaGGTGTTCGAGGAGCTGGACATCTACAACATATACGCTCCCCTGTGCTTCTCATCCAATTTGACTTCCCCTCCAAAGAAGCCTTCG ATCGAGGATTTCGATCCCTGTACGTCTATCTACGTCAACGCATACCTGAACGATCCGGAAGTACAGAAAGCTCTCCATGCTAACATCACAAGGCTCAACTACTCCTGGTCTTCCTGCAG CCGTGTAATATCGAATTGGGTGGACAGTCCTTCTACAATCCTACCAATAATTCAGCAAATTCTAGCTCATGGTGTACAGATTTTGGTGTACAG TGGTGATACTGATGGTAGAGTTCCTGTTACTTCCACAAGATACTCTCTCAATGTACTAAATCTTCCAATCAAATCCCCATGGAGATCTTGGACAATCAACTCTGAG GTTGGTGGGTACACAATGGTGTATGATAGGAATTTGACATTTGCCACAGTAAGAGGAGCAGGGCATGAAGTTCCAAGTTATCAGCCAGCTCGAGCACTGGTACTCATCAACAGTTTTCTTCATGGACTGCAGCTTCCAGCCTGA